A single window of Streptomyces sudanensis DNA harbors:
- a CDS encoding aconitate hydratase: protein MSANSFDARSTLRVGDESYEIFRLDKVEGSARLPYSLKVLLENLLRTEDGANITADHIRALGGWDSQAQPSQEIQFTPARVIMQDFTGVPCVVDLATMREAVKELGGDPSKINPLAPAELVIDHSVIADKFGTRDSFAQNVELEYGRNKERYQFLRWGQTAFDEFKVVPPGTGIVHQVNIEHLARTVMVRGGQAYPDTLVGTDSHTTMVNGLGVLGWGVGGIEAEAAMLGQPVSMLIPRVVGFKLTGELPTGTTATDLVLTITEMLRKHGVVGKFVEFYGEGVAATSLANRATIGNMSPEFGSTAAIFPIDDETLNYLKLTGRSEQQVALVEAYAKEQGLWLDPSAEPDFSEKLELDLSTVVPSIAGPKRPQDRIVLADAAEQFRRDVLNYVEAGVTGGDDREPGVPQQEQPHGVASPVDEASAESFPASDAPAYGHDDNGAGAPQHEGGAVDSVPSNPVTVTAPDGSTYELDHGAVTVAAITSCTNTSNPYVMVAAALVAKKAVEKGLTRKPWVKTTLAPGSKVVTDYFDKAGLTPYLDKVGFNLVGYGCTTCIGNSGPLPEEVSEAVNEHDLAVVSVLSGNRNFEGRINPDVKMNYLASPPLVVAYALAGSMKVDITKDALGTDQDGNSVYLRDVWPTEAEVNDVVAGAIGEDMFSKSYSDVFAGDAQWQALPIPTGDTFEWDPQSTYVRKPPYFEGMTMDPAPVEDITGARVLAKLGDSVTTDHISPAGAIKADTPAGKYLTEHGVERRDFNSYGSRRGNHEVMIRGTFANIRLRNQIAPGTEGGYTRDFTQEGGPVSFIYDASQNYQAAGIPLVVLAGKEYGSGSSRDWAAKGTALLGVKAVIAESYERIHRSNLIGMGVLPLQFPEGASAESLGLTGEETFSVSGVTELNEGTTPRTVKVTTDTGVEFDAVVRIDTPGEADYYRNGGIMQYVLRNLIRG from the coding sequence GTGTCGGCGAACAGCTTCGACGCCCGCAGCACGCTGCGCGTGGGCGACGAGTCGTACGAGATCTTCCGGCTGGACAAGGTTGAGGGCTCGGCCCGCCTGCCGTACAGCCTCAAGGTCCTGCTGGAGAACCTGCTCCGCACCGAGGACGGCGCGAACATCACCGCCGACCACATCCGGGCCCTCGGCGGCTGGGACTCCCAGGCCCAGCCGAGCCAGGAGATCCAGTTCACCCCGGCCCGTGTGATCATGCAGGACTTCACCGGCGTCCCGTGCGTCGTGGACCTCGCCACCATGCGCGAGGCCGTCAAGGAGCTCGGCGGCGACCCGTCGAAGATCAACCCGCTGGCCCCGGCCGAGCTGGTCATCGACCACTCCGTCATCGCCGACAAGTTCGGCACCCGCGACTCCTTCGCGCAGAACGTCGAGCTGGAGTACGGCCGCAACAAGGAGCGCTACCAGTTCCTGCGCTGGGGCCAGACCGCCTTCGACGAGTTCAAGGTCGTCCCGCCCGGCACCGGCATCGTCCACCAGGTGAACATCGAGCACCTGGCCCGCACGGTCATGGTCCGCGGCGGCCAGGCGTACCCCGACACCCTCGTCGGCACCGACTCGCACACCACCATGGTCAACGGCCTCGGCGTCCTCGGCTGGGGCGTCGGCGGCATCGAGGCCGAGGCGGCCATGCTGGGCCAGCCGGTCTCCATGCTCATCCCGCGCGTCGTCGGCTTCAAGCTGACCGGCGAGCTGCCCACCGGCACCACCGCCACCGACCTGGTGCTCACCATCACCGAGATGCTGCGCAAGCACGGCGTCGTCGGCAAGTTCGTCGAGTTCTACGGCGAGGGCGTCGCGGCCACCAGCCTCGCCAACCGCGCCACCATCGGCAACATGTCGCCCGAGTTCGGCTCCACCGCCGCGATCTTCCCGATCGACGACGAGACGCTGAACTACCTCAAGCTCACCGGCCGTTCCGAGCAGCAGGTCGCGCTCGTCGAGGCGTACGCCAAGGAGCAGGGCCTCTGGCTGGACCCGTCCGCCGAGCCGGACTTCTCCGAGAAGCTGGAGCTGGACCTCTCCACCGTCGTCCCCTCCATCGCCGGCCCCAAGCGCCCGCAGGACCGCATCGTCCTGGCCGACGCCGCCGAGCAGTTCAGGCGCGACGTCCTCAACTACGTCGAGGCGGGCGTGACCGGCGGCGACGACCGCGAGCCGGGCGTCCCGCAGCAGGAGCAGCCGCACGGCGTGGCCTCCCCGGTCGACGAGGCGAGCGCCGAGTCCTTCCCGGCCTCCGACGCCCCCGCCTACGGCCACGACGACAACGGCGCCGGCGCCCCGCAGCACGAGGGCGGCGCGGTCGACTCGGTGCCGAGCAACCCGGTCACCGTCACCGCCCCCGACGGCTCGACGTACGAGCTCGACCACGGCGCCGTCACGGTCGCCGCGATCACCTCCTGCACCAACACCTCCAACCCGTACGTGATGGTCGCCGCCGCGCTCGTCGCGAAGAAGGCCGTCGAGAAGGGCCTGACCCGCAAGCCGTGGGTCAAGACCACCCTCGCCCCGGGCTCCAAGGTCGTCACCGACTACTTCGACAAGGCGGGCCTCACCCCGTACCTCGACAAGGTCGGCTTCAACCTCGTCGGCTACGGCTGCACCACCTGCATCGGCAACTCCGGCCCGCTGCCGGAGGAGGTCTCCGAGGCCGTCAACGAGCACGACCTCGCCGTCGTGTCCGTCCTCTCCGGCAACCGGAACTTCGAGGGCCGGATCAACCCGGACGTCAAGATGAACTACCTGGCGTCCCCGCCGCTGGTCGTCGCGTACGCCCTCGCCGGCTCCATGAAGGTGGACATCACCAAGGACGCCCTCGGCACCGACCAGGACGGCAACTCGGTCTACCTCAGGGACGTCTGGCCGACCGAGGCCGAGGTCAACGACGTCGTCGCGGGCGCCATCGGCGAGGACATGTTCTCCAAGTCCTACAGCGACGTCTTCGCGGGCGACGCCCAGTGGCAGGCCCTGCCGATCCCCACCGGCGACACCTTCGAGTGGGACCCGCAGTCCACCTACGTCCGCAAGCCCCCGTACTTCGAGGGCATGACCATGGACCCGGCCCCGGTCGAGGACATCACCGGCGCCCGCGTCCTGGCCAAGCTGGGCGACTCGGTCACCACCGACCACATCTCCCCGGCCGGCGCCATCAAGGCCGACACCCCGGCCGGCAAGTACCTCACGGAGCACGGCGTCGAGCGCCGCGACTTCAACAGCTACGGCTCCCGCCGCGGCAACCACGAGGTCATGATCCGCGGCACGTTCGCCAACATCCGCCTGCGCAACCAGATCGCGCCGGGCACCGAGGGCGGCTACACGCGCGACTTCACGCAGGAGGGCGGCCCGGTCTCCTTCATCTACGACGCCTCCCAGAACTACCAGGCCGCCGGCATCCCGCTGGTCGTCCTGGCCGGCAAGGAGTACGGCTCCGGCTCGTCCCGCGACTGGGCCGCCAAGGGCACCGCGCTCCTCGGCGTCAAGGCCGTCATCGCCGAGTCGTACGAGCGCATCCACCGCTCGAACCTCATCGGCATGGGCGTCCTGCCGCTCCAGTTCCCCGAGGGCGCCTCCGCCGAGTCCCTCGGCCTGACCGGCGAGGAAACCTTCTCCGTCTCCGGCGTCACCGAGCTGAACGAGGGCACCACGCCGCGCACGGTCAAGGTCACCACCGACACGGGCGTCGAGTTCGACGCGGTCGTCCGCATCGACACCCCCGGTGAGGCCGACTACTACCGCAACGGCGGCATCATGCAGTACGTGCTGCGCAACCTGATCCGCGGCTGA
- a CDS encoding restriction endonuclease has translation MSRRSTGLVGVWVETQRQQQRQLEAEARRRRQQEQQARAHQRRAAQSYREYRQAEALRRTQELDAQVASLQGLLARGCQAPAFRAASLIRPEEVQPFAPGPLAQPVPMPDFSHYQVQSGWTASRRAQAQAEARARFEQDWHAAQAAETRRQQQLASYRREYQAWADARLADVRRHNADVTTMAEGVSRRDPDSVIEYFTAALYASTAWPEGFPRQVGAAYDPAAGQLVLDWELPDYGIVPAVKAVRYLSSTDQDRETSRPVGQRRALYREVLAQCTLLVLHELFAADESGALDSVALNGFVDGHDPVTGRPGHIFLVTAMVSRRSFRDLHLAQVDAGSCLSDALRGQVSARPDQLVPVRPGRRPHDVGNRVVTHGGDEEPDLFDMDPVAFEGLVADLFRAMGMQAVTTQRSNDGGVDVDALDPTPIRGGKIVVQVKRYRNTVPPAAVRDLYGTVQDAGANKGVLVTTSRFGPGSHAFANGKPLELVSGPELVDLLHRHGLRGRLGERGRPREDGRQSAGERREPARTAPSESAPGLPGDYNVLGMSWAGSVALDVCALVCRGDRILSDDHFVFFNNPRTPDGSVRALPATAPDKAALCVSFDGLPDEADRFVLVAAVDPDVDPDADLSGFTDACIRLLDPELSELGRLEVSDGRPRETALVLGSFRRRPNGDWDFVLGGKGYPGGLEELVQDFGIEVR, from the coding sequence ATGAGTCGTCGCTCTACCGGTCTCGTCGGCGTCTGGGTCGAAACGCAACGGCAGCAACAGCGCCAGCTGGAAGCCGAAGCCAGGCGGCGGAGGCAGCAGGAGCAGCAGGCGCGGGCCCACCAGCGGCGAGCCGCCCAGAGCTACCGCGAGTACCGGCAGGCGGAGGCCCTGCGACGCACGCAGGAACTGGACGCGCAGGTCGCGTCATTGCAGGGCCTCCTCGCCCGGGGCTGTCAGGCTCCCGCCTTCAGGGCCGCCTCCCTCATACGACCCGAGGAGGTCCAGCCCTTCGCTCCGGGTCCGCTGGCGCAGCCGGTGCCCATGCCGGACTTCAGCCACTATCAGGTGCAGAGCGGCTGGACCGCGAGCCGCCGGGCCCAGGCACAGGCGGAGGCCAGGGCCCGCTTCGAGCAGGACTGGCACGCGGCCCAAGCCGCGGAGACCCGGCGGCAGCAGCAGCTCGCGTCGTACCGGCGGGAGTACCAGGCGTGGGCGGACGCCCGGCTGGCCGACGTACGGCGGCACAACGCCGATGTCACCACGATGGCCGAAGGCGTGAGCCGCCGGGACCCCGACTCCGTGATCGAGTACTTCACCGCGGCCCTCTACGCCTCGACGGCGTGGCCGGAGGGTTTCCCCCGTCAGGTGGGAGCGGCCTACGACCCGGCGGCCGGGCAGTTGGTGCTGGACTGGGAACTGCCCGACTACGGCATCGTGCCGGCGGTCAAGGCCGTCCGGTACTTGTCCAGTACCGATCAGGACAGGGAGACCTCTCGCCCAGTGGGCCAGCGCCGTGCCCTGTACCGGGAGGTCCTGGCCCAGTGCACGCTGCTCGTCCTGCACGAACTGTTCGCGGCCGACGAGTCGGGCGCACTGGACTCGGTGGCCCTGAACGGGTTCGTCGACGGTCACGACCCCGTGACGGGCCGACCGGGCCACATCTTCCTCGTCACCGCCATGGTCTCGCGTCGTTCGTTCCGCGACCTGCACCTGGCACAGGTGGACGCGGGGAGCTGCCTGTCCGACGCGCTGCGCGGCCAGGTATCGGCCCGACCCGACCAACTCGTACCGGTCCGGCCGGGCAGGCGCCCGCACGACGTCGGCAACCGCGTCGTCACCCACGGCGGCGACGAGGAACCGGACCTGTTCGACATGGACCCGGTCGCCTTCGAGGGCCTCGTCGCCGACCTCTTCCGGGCCATGGGGATGCAGGCGGTGACCACCCAGCGTTCGAACGACGGCGGCGTGGACGTCGACGCGCTGGACCCGACGCCGATCCGCGGCGGCAAGATCGTCGTGCAGGTGAAGCGCTACCGCAACACCGTGCCCCCCGCCGCCGTGCGCGACCTGTACGGGACCGTGCAGGACGCCGGCGCCAACAAGGGCGTCCTCGTCACGACGTCGCGATTCGGCCCCGGCTCGCACGCCTTCGCCAACGGCAAGCCCCTGGAACTCGTCTCGGGCCCCGAGCTCGTCGACCTGTTGCACCGCCACGGGCTGCGCGGCCGACTGGGCGAGCGCGGGCGCCCGAGGGAGGACGGCCGGCAGAGTGCGGGCGAGCGCCGGGAGCCGGCACGGACGGCACCCTCGGAGTCGGCCCCGGGACTGCCCGGCGACTACAACGTCCTGGGCATGTCGTGGGCCGGCAGCGTCGCCCTGGACGTGTGCGCCCTCGTCTGCCGCGGCGACCGCATCCTCAGCGACGACCACTTCGTCTTCTTCAACAACCCCCGGACGCCGGACGGTTCGGTGCGTGCCCTTCCCGCCACCGCGCCCGACAAGGCCGCGCTCTGCGTCTCCTTCGACGGGCTGCCCGACGAGGCCGACCGGTTCGTCCTGGTGGCCGCCGTCGATCCGGACGTCGATCCGGACGCCGATCTCTCCGGTTTCACGGACGCCTGTATCCGCCTGCTCGACCCGGAGTTGTCCGAGCTGGGACGGCTTGAGGTCTCCGACGGCCGACCGCGCGAAACCGCCCTGGTACTTGGCTCCTTCCGCCGGAGGCCGAATGGGGACTGGGACTTCGTCCTGGGCGGCAAGGGCTACCCGGGGGGTCTGGAGGAACTCGTCCAGGACTTCGGCATCGAGGTGCGGTAG
- the ngcE gene encoding N-acetylglucosamine/diacetylchitobiose ABC transporter substrate-binding protein → MGSTSAPGDGPTPEGTGRRAAPGRRDLLRRSAALGLAAVPATGLLAACATGGAGNGAGPTAAAGEKTAKNPLGVKEGAPLEAFVFKGGLGDQYVKDAEADYRAAYRAEVKHTGTQQVGPKLTPRFAGGNPPDVVDNSGADRLDMNKLSTQGQLKDLAALLDAPSLDDPARRVRDTIHPSTLEKGLHGDTFDVLYYAFTVYGTWYSRKLLGSRGWAYPKTLDEMVALCGEIKKAGIAPWTYAGKYPYYVHFTLFGQIAKIGGMEKWIAIDNLEPNAWTSNDAVRQVAEHYEELAAKKYFLEGSQGLTHIQSQTAWTKGKAVFLPNGSWVENESAPTTPDGFGMSVGALLDGGGDAMPHGTLRAEPSEPYLVAARGRNPIGGMELLRIMLSKKHARNFAAKVKSLTCVVDATRGMALSPGLASADRAFRAAGKNLVNLQLQEWYPTLTDQKIGGLTGQLLTGEIKAADWIRGTQAAADRVARDDSVTKFERTA, encoded by the coding sequence ATGGGATCCACCTCCGCCCCCGGCGACGGCCCCACCCCGGAAGGCACCGGGCGGCGCGCGGCCCCCGGCCGCCGCGACCTGCTCCGGCGGTCCGCCGCCCTCGGCCTGGCCGCCGTCCCCGCGACGGGCCTGCTGGCCGCCTGCGCCACCGGCGGCGCGGGCAACGGCGCCGGCCCCACGGCCGCCGCGGGCGAGAAGACCGCGAAGAACCCCCTCGGCGTGAAGGAGGGCGCCCCGCTGGAGGCGTTCGTCTTCAAGGGCGGGCTCGGCGACCAGTACGTGAAGGACGCCGAGGCCGACTACCGGGCCGCGTACCGGGCCGAGGTGAAGCACACCGGTACCCAGCAGGTCGGTCCCAAGCTCACCCCGCGCTTCGCCGGCGGCAACCCGCCCGACGTCGTCGACAACTCCGGTGCCGACCGCCTGGACATGAACAAGCTGTCCACTCAGGGCCAGCTGAAGGACCTCGCCGCGCTGCTCGACGCGCCCTCCCTCGACGACCCGGCGAGGAGGGTGCGCGACACCATCCACCCCAGCACCCTGGAGAAGGGCCTGCACGGCGACACGTTCGACGTGCTCTACTACGCCTTCACCGTCTACGGCACCTGGTACTCCCGGAAGCTCCTCGGCTCCAGGGGCTGGGCGTACCCGAAGACCCTCGACGAGATGGTCGCGCTCTGCGGCGAGATCAAGAAGGCCGGCATCGCGCCCTGGACGTACGCCGGCAAGTACCCGTACTACGTCCACTTCACCCTGTTCGGCCAGATAGCCAAGATCGGCGGCATGGAGAAGTGGATCGCCATCGACAACCTGGAGCCGAACGCCTGGACGTCCAACGACGCCGTCCGCCAGGTCGCCGAGCACTACGAGGAACTCGCCGCGAAGAAGTACTTCCTGGAGGGCAGTCAGGGCCTCACCCACATCCAGTCGCAGACCGCCTGGACCAAGGGGAAGGCGGTCTTCCTCCCCAACGGCTCCTGGGTCGAGAACGAGTCCGCGCCCACCACCCCGGACGGCTTCGGCATGTCGGTGGGCGCCCTCCTCGACGGCGGCGGTGACGCGATGCCGCACGGCACCCTGCGCGCCGAGCCGAGCGAGCCGTACCTCGTCGCCGCGAGGGGCCGGAACCCGATCGGCGGCATGGAACTGCTGCGCATCATGCTGTCGAAGAAGCACGCGCGGAACTTCGCGGCGAAGGTGAAGTCGCTGACGTGCGTCGTGGACGCCACGCGGGGCATGGCCCTCTCGCCGGGCCTGGCCTCCGCCGACAGGGCCTTCAGGGCGGCGGGGAAGAACCTCGTCAACCTCCAGTTGCAGGAGTGGTACCCGACGCTCACCGACCAGAAGATCGGCGGCCTCACCGGGCAGTTGCTCACCGGCGAGATCAAGGCGGCCGACTGGATCAGGGGCACCCAGGCGGCGGCCGACAGGGTGGCCCGCGACGACTCCGTCACCAAGTTCGAACGCACCGCCTGA